From a region of the Primulina eburnea isolate SZY01 chromosome 7, ASM2296580v1, whole genome shotgun sequence genome:
- the LOC140837020 gene encoding uncharacterized protein, which yields MAIPQELYPSEEDYLYEEEVLRNPNSVKLWWRYLIARGEAPFRKRAIIYERALKALPGSYKLWQAYLRERLELVRNLPINHAQYQTLNNTFERALATMHKMPRIWIMYLQSLTRQKLISKTRHSFDRALCALPVTQHDRIWEHYLVFVSQKGVPVETSLRVYRRYLKYDPSHIEDFIEFLVNSELWQEASERLAGVLNDDRFYSLKGKTKHRLWLELCDLLTQHASEVSGLNVDAIIRGGIKKFTDEVGRLWTSLADYYIRRGLLEKARDIFEEGMTTVITVRDFSVIFDAYSQFEESMLSIKMENMDVSDDEDNVENENEEKEEEEVDDRLDFEKLKKSMDTFWLKDDKDVDMRLARLEYLMDRRPELANSVLLRQNPHNVEQWHRRVKLFEGNPTKQILTYTEAVRTVDPMKAVGKPHTLWVAFAKLYESHRDVANARVIFDKAVQVNFKAVDHLASIWCEWAEMELRHKNFKGALDLMRRATAEPSVEVKRRVAADGNKPVQIMLHKSLKLWTFYVDLEESLGSLESTRAVYERILDLRIATPQIIINYSMLLEDNKYFEDAFKVYERGVKIFKYPHVKDIWVTYLSKFVKRYGKSKLERARELFEHAVEMAPAEAVKPLYLQYAKLEEDFGLAKRAMRVYDQATKAVPANEKMGMYEIYIARAAEIFGVPKTREIYEQAIESGLPDKDVKVMCSKYAELERSLGEIDRSRALYKHASQFADPRSDPDFWNKWHEFEVQHGNEDTFREMLRVKRSVSASYSQTHYILPEYLMQKDQMQTLDEAKDVLKKAGVDDDEMAALERQLVPTLNDAKVKDSGRRLGFVSGGMQNEGESVSNREDIELPEESDSEDDEKVEIAQKDVPTAVFGGLVRKREESDKDVEAPDSTISESKDNDAHLGALERIKRMKRGA from the exons ATGGCGATACCACAGGAGTTGTATCCAAGTGAAGAGGACTACCTTTACGAAGAAGAAGTGCTCCGCAACCCGAATAGCGTCAAACTTTGGTGGCGGTATTTAATTGCCCGTGGAGAAGCCCCTTTCCGAAAGCGTGCCATTATTTATGAGCGCGCTCTCAAGGCATTGCCAGGAAGCTACAAGCTTTGGCAAGCATACCTCCGGGAACGCCTTGAGCTAGTTAGGAATCTACCTATTAATCACGCACAGTACCAAACCTTGAACAACACGTTTGAGCGAGCTCTGGCGACAATGCATAAGATGCCTCGCATTTGGATAATGTATTTGCAGTCATTGACTCGTCAGAAGTTGATTTCCAAGACGCGGCACTCCTTTGATAGAGCTTTGTGCGCTCTCCCAGTTACCCAACATGATAGGATTTGGGAACATTATTTAGTATTTGTTTCGCAGAAGGGTGTACCTGTTGAAACTTCATTGAGAGTGTACAGGAGGTACTTGAAGTATGACCCGAGTCATATTGAGGATTTTATTGAGTTTTTGGTTAATTCAGAGTTGTGGCAGGAAGCTTCAGAGAGGCTGGCAGGGGTTTTGAATGACGATCGATTTTACTCTCTAAAGGGGAAGACAAAGCACAGGTTGTGGTTGGAATTGTGCGACCTGTTGACACAACATGCTAGTGAGGTATCAGGGTTGAATGTGGATGCAATAATTCGGGGAGGAATTAAGAAATTTACGGATGAGGTTGGCAGACTTTGGACATCCTTGGCGGATTATTATATTAGGAGGGGATTACTGGAGAAGGCCAGAGATATTTTTGAGGAAGGCATGACTACAGTGATTACGGTGAGGGATTTTAGTGTTATATTTGATGCATATTCTCAGTTTGAAGAGAGTATGTTGTCCATTAAGATGGAAAATATGGATGTTAGTGATGACGAGGATAACGTGGAGAATGAAAATGAAGAGAAGGAAGAGGAGGAGGTGGATGATAGGTTGGATTTTGAGAAGTTGAAGAAGAGCATGGACACATTTTGGTTGAAGGATGACAAGGATGTGGATATGAGATTGGCAAGGTTGGAGTATCTGATGGATAGGAGACCAGAGTTAGCTAACAGTGTGCTCTTGAGGCAAAATCCTCATAATGTAGAGCAGTGGCACCGGAGGGTTAAGCTCTTTGAAGGGAACCCCACGAAGCAAATTTTGACTTACACGGAGGCAGTGAGGACAGTAGATCCGATGAAGGCTGTTGGGAAGCCGCATACTTTGTGGGTTGCATTTGCTAAGTTGTACGAGAGTCACCGAGATGTTGCTAATGCCCGGGTGATTTTTGACAAGGCAGTACAGGTCAATTTTAAGGCTGTGGACCATCTGGCCAGTATTTGGTGTGAATGGGCGGAGATGGAGCTCAGGCACAAAAATTTTAAGGGTGCACTAGATTTGATGCGTCGAGCTACTGCAGAGCCATCAGTTGAGGTCAAGAGAAGAG TGGCTGCTGATGGCAACAAACCGGTGCAAATTATGCTTCACAAGTCTCTTAAGCTTTGGACGTTCTATGTGGATTTGGAGGAAAGCTTGGGTAGTCTGGAGTCAACTCGTGCAGTTTACGAAAGAATATTAGATTTGAGAATAGCCACACCCCAAATTATTATAAACTACTCAATGCTCTTAGAA GATAACAAGTACTTTGAAGATGCTTTTAAGGTTTATGAGAGAGGTGTGAAGATTTTCAAATACCCCCATGTGAAAGATATCTGGGTCACTTACCTTTCAAAGTTTGTCAAGAGATATGGGAAATCAAAGCTAGAACGAGCACGAGAGTTATTTGAGCATGCTGTTGAAATG GCACCTGCAGAAGCAGTGAAACCTCTGTATCTTCAATATGCAAAGCTAGAAGAAGACTTTGGTCTGGCTAAAAGAGCAATGAGAGTATACGATCAGGCAACAAAAGCTGTCCCTGCTAATGAGAAAATGGGCATGTATGAAATATACATAGCCCGTGCTGCTGAAATATTTGGTGTACCGAAAACGCGAGAGATTTATGAACAAGCAATAGAATCTGGCCTCCCTGACAAAGATGTCAAGGTCATGTGTTCGAAGTATGCGGAGCTTGAGAGAAGCCTCGGAGAAATTGACCGCAGTCGTGCATTATATAAACACGCTTCACAGTTTGCTGACCCTAGATCTGACCCTGACTTCTGGAATAAGTGGCACGAGTTTGAAGTGCAGCATGGAAATGAAGATACTTTCCGAGAGATGCTCCGAGTTAAAAGAAGTGTTTCTGCAAGCTATAGCCAG ACACATTATATCCTTCCAGAGTATTTGATGCAAAAGGATCAAATGCAGACCCTTGATGAGGCAAAGGACGTACTAAAGAAAGCTGGTGTCGATGATGATGAAATGGCTGCCCTCGAAAGGCAGTTAGTCCCTACTCTCAACGATGCCAAAGTTAAAGATAGTGGTAGACGATTAGGATTTGTCAGTGGGGGGATGCAAAATGAAGGCGAGTCCGTTTCAAATAGGGAGGATATAGAGCTTCCAGAAGAAAGTGATTCTGAAGATGATGAGAAGGTTGAGATAGCGCAGAAAGATGTTCCAACAGCTGTGTTTGGAGGTCTGGTGCGGAAAAGAGAAGAATCTGATAAAGACGTGGAAGCTCCTGATTCAACTATTTCTGAAAGCAAAGATAATGATGCCCATCTTGGTGCCTTGGAGAGAATAAAAAGGATGAAGCGAGGTGCATAG
- the LOC140837021 gene encoding 4-alpha-glucanotransferase, chloroplastic/amyloplastic → MAIRISLSVVASSLSAPPRPAAISSNTKPSSQVHFQNGGAFTVSVGEDLPLHYDTWLPKQDPNNRRRAGILLHPTSFPGPYGIGDLGHQAFRFLDWLHDAGCSLWQVLPLVPPDEVGSPYSGQDANCCNTLLISLEELVDDGLLEKEELPKPLDMDHVNFSAIGSIKKPLLVKAAKRLIYGKGELRNQLEEFRKDPNFAGWLEDAAYFAAIDNSLNASSWYDWPESLKNRHLAALEEIYQREKEFIDIFIAQQYLFQRQWQKIRDYARMKGISIMGDMAIYVGYHSADVWANKKQFLLNSSGFPLLVSGVPPDAFSITGQLWNSPLYDWKAMERDGFTWWIRRIKRAQNLFDEFRIDHFRGFAGFWAVPSEAKVATVGRWKVGPGKSLFDAIFRAVGDINIIAEDLGVITEDVVQLRKYIGAPGMAVLQFGFGSDAENPHLPHNHENNQVVYTGTHDNDTIRGWWGVLPQEEKSNVIKYLCNIGEEDVSWGLIQAALSSVAQTTIIPMQDILGLGSSARMNIPATVHGNWSWRLPNSKSFDMLTAEAKRLRDMLVMYGRA, encoded by the exons ATGGCCATTCGCATCTCTTTGTCAGTCGTTGCTTCCTCTCTCTCCGCCCCTCCGAGACCTGCCGCTATTTCCAGTAACACGAAGCCATCGTCCCAAGTTCACTTTCAAAACGGCGGCGCATTTACAGTTTCTGTCGGCGAGGATTTGCCGCTTCACTACGACACCTGGCTTCCCAAACAAGACCCCAACAATAGGAGGAGGGCGGGGATCCTCCTCCATCCCACGTCTTTTCCCGGACCTTATGGCATTGGCGATCTCGGGCACCAAGCCTTCCGCTTCCTCGACTGGCTTCACGATGCTGGCTGTTCACTTTGGCAG GTGCTACCGCTTGTTCCACCAGATGAAGTGGGATCCCCTTACTCTGGACAG GATGCTAATTGCTGCAACACCCTTTTGATTTCCCTTGAGGAACTTGTAGATGATGGTTTACTTGAAAAAGAAGAGCTCCCGAAACCTTT AGACATGGATCATGTGAACTTCTCAGCCATTGGTAGCATTAAGAAACCATTGTTGGTTAAG GCAGCAAAGAGGCTTATTTATGGCAAAGGGGAGTTGCGAAATCAACTCGAGGAGTTCCGTAAAGATCCAAATTTTGCAG GTTGGCTCGAAGATGCTGCTTACTTTGCTGCCATTGACAATTCTTTGAATGCATCTAGTTGGTATGATTGGCCTGAATCATTGAAAAATCGTCATCTTGCTGCTCTGGAAGAAATTTATCAAAGGGAAAAGGAATTT ATAGATATATTCATTGCTCAGCAATATCTGTTTCAAAGGCAATGGCAAAAAATTCGTGACTATGCTCGGATGAAAGGAATCAGCATAATGGGAGATATGGCTATATATGTTGGTTACCATAGCGCAGATGTGTGGGCTAATAAGAAACAATTTTTGCTG AATAGTAGTGGCTTCCCTCTTCTTGTTAGTGGTGTTCCTCCTGATGCCTTCAGTATAACTGGTCAACTTTGGAACAG CCCTCTGTATGACTGGAAGGCCATGGAAAGAGATGGATTTACATGGTGGATACGACGTATAAAACGCGCGCAGAATTTATTTGATGAATTCCGGATCGATCATTTCAGAGGCTTTGCTGGTTTTTGGGCCGTTCCTTCTG AAGCAAAAGTTGCAACCGTGGGACGCTGGAAG GTGGGACCTGGAAAGTCTTTGTTCGATGCCATCTTCAGAGCTGTGGGAGACATTAATATCATAGCAGAAGACTTG GGTGTAATCACTGAAGATGTGGTGCAACTTAGAAAATACATTGGAGCACCTGGAATGGCTGTCCTTCAGTTTG GATTTGGAAGTGATGCTGAAAATCCACATTTACCTCATAATCACGAAAATAACCAAGTGGTTTACACCGGCACTCATGATAATGACACG ATCCGGGGGTGGTGGGGTGTCTTGCCCCAAGAAGAGAAATCTAAT GTGATAAAATATCTTTGTAATATTGGTGAAGAGGATGTTTCATGGGGGTTAATCCAGGCTGCACTTTCTTCAGTTGCTCAAACCACAATAATACCCATGCAGGATATACTGGGGTTGGGAAGCTCAGCTAGAATGAACATCCCAGCAACTGTG CATGGAAACTGGAGCTGGAGACTACCCAATTCCAAGAGCTTCGATATGTTGACAGCGGAAGCCAAGAGACTACGAGACATGCTAGTCATGTATGGACGGGCATAA
- the LOC140836073 gene encoding stress enhanced protein 2, chloroplastic, which translates to MALAARPAFFRPRAEKHEVKVVEAQTPAQVPAQLSDNYGKIVLQPRLCTLRSFAGERGGVMKQAKNQDVDVSRFFETLSDYIESSKKSQDFEIISGRLAMIVFAATLSIEVVTGNSVFRKLDVQGISEAAGVCLAAVMGAALFAWFSSARNRVGPIFTSSCNTFIDSLVDQIIDGLFYESDWSDDI; encoded by the exons ATGGCTCTGGCTGCGCGACCGGCTTTCTTCCGGCCGAGGGCGGAGAAGCATGAGGTGAAGGTGGTGGAGGCTCAGACTCCGGCGCAGGTGCCGGCGCAGTTGTCCGATAATTATGGGAAGATCGTGCTGCAGCCCAGGCTGTGTACGTTGAGGTCTTTTGCGGGTGAGCGTGGTGGGGTGATGAAGCAGGCCAAGAACCAAGACGTCGACGTTTCGAGGTTCTTCGAAACGTTGTCGGATTATATCGAGAGCTCCAAGAAGAGCCAGGACTTTGAAATCATCTCTGGCCGTCTTGCCATG ATTGTGTTTGCCGCAACACTTAGCATAGAAGTGGTGACTGGGAATTCAGTATTTCGGAAGCTGGATGTGCAAGGGATCTCGGAAGCGGCGGGCGTTTGCTTGGCGGCTGTGATGGGTGCTGCTCTATTTGCTTGGTTTTCAAGTGCTCGGAACAGAGTCGGCCCGATCTTCACGTCGAGCTGCAACACCTTCATCGACTCGCTAGTTGATCAGATCATCGATGGACTGTTCTATGAATCTGATTGGTCCGATGACATTTAA
- the LOC140837018 gene encoding uncharacterized protein, producing the protein MEQFVDELIIQSFKIPWLIWIHLIVTVLLVMLLFFGFTVFTSDDSISPYSVAAASPSTYSATAVPTHLSKPSSSNRKSKVDDMRVRRDAGTSGGTGRDEDQIVEEPSGKDSMFSRIFRHPNHPCSYLGLAKEALFKCFGFDSSSDSPSCQHEKQE; encoded by the exons ATGGAGCAGTTTGTCGATGAATTGatcatacaaagcttcaaaatcCCATGGCTGATATGGATCCATCTTATTGTCACAGTTCTTCTCGTTATGCTCCTCTTTTTTGGGTTCACTGTGTTCACGTCAGATGATTCTATCAGCCCGTATTCCGTCGCGGCTGCTTCGCCGTCAACTTACTCCGCCACTGCCGTACCGACCCATCTCAGTAAACCCAGTTCTTCCAATAGGAAATCCAAG GTGGATGACATGAGGGTTAGGAGGGATGCCGGAACAAGTGGAGGGACTGGTAGAGATGAAGATCAAATTGTAGAAGAACCTTCAGGGAAAGATTCAATGTTCTCGAGGATTTTCCGACATCCAAACCATCCTTGCAGCTATCTCGGTCTAGCGAAGGAAGCACTTTTCAAGTGTTTTGGCTTTGATTCCAGTTCCGACTCCCCAAGCTGTCAGCATGAAAAACAGGAATAA